ATCTGATCAGAAatgaagcagcagcagcatatGCAGTAGGTTAGTCCTGCTTTCTCTTTGTTTGACTACTACtgctacaagtactactactagtactacaagtactactactagtactagtactactacttgtactactagtactactacttctaccactagtactactacttctactacttatactacttttttcttcatctattagaacaaggcacgaaatgtcgtgaacatcaaagagtgcatcccgatgccccgtgaatgatgagcagccatcccatggagagcaagaactagatgaccagcttactcaggacacatgttctccattacgactgtatacattgccctatgttttaaaaatcttcaacaacacgataatatacggataccataccacttcaagtaagttcgactgtatacttagctttgttcaatatactttgttcgatgcaaaagaaCTTATGTGTTCtttctatgactaaattcatgtagcgatcactggatttgcataggcgtctggctctcacatagcatggcatgggtctttgattcagcggatttcccagtcgagacatacaaagacttcatagcgattgtcaagacgtatacatatcgataattctcattttagctactatgtttgtatacatacttgtaaggttcaatgtgggatactaacaagttgcatttgctaaaaccattggaacagggcattcaggcactatgtccaggaacataaggggaggcatcatccaaataggaaggaaaagttgtatgtcaaaactctatgtgcggtaagtgtcatttactttggtactccatatattacgtgtgtgtcaatagcattacttaacatctccatatgcaaaacacacagtgccccaagcagaagcctgggagtctacattgtggatactacacatgtattatgatgagtaccatcggtggctacaacagaaaacctaatctggtaagtttgaacatcttcgctcgtagtatgaaaagttcgcatatgttgtgatatagtaaacctaaacttgttctcttgtagttggagaaagataaagacacgagaaggaacccatacaaggatgacgagctcttagagatggttggcgacctttgcaactttataatggaccagattat
The nucleotide sequence above comes from Miscanthus floridulus cultivar M001 chromosome 18, ASM1932011v1, whole genome shotgun sequence. Encoded proteins:
- the LOC136522659 gene encoding uncharacterized protein, with the translated sequence MFSITTVYIALCFKNLQQHDNIRIPYHFNDHWICIGVWLSHSMAWVFDSADFPVETYKDFIAIVKTAFRHYVQEHKGRHHPNRKEKLYVKTLCACPKQKPGSLHCGYYTCIMMSTIGGYNRKPNLLEKDKDTRRNPYKDDELLEMVGDLCNFIMDQIMYHKGTYHHLLFDLGSNPLYQHLRETDRLALGR